In the genome of Tepidisphaeraceae bacterium, one region contains:
- a CDS encoding non-canonical purine NTP pyrophosphatase, protein MASPITVVYVTTSNFKEEECKLIVEHCTLPSGSPVKGNFEFDFRKEPIPETLEVNIEQMVRAEVRAAYSKFRIPCIVEHAGLIFENYRAVWYPGGLTKPMWNTLGQDFVKETASANRPATARAVIAYCDGMNTRTFTGETTGKIADGPRGSRTFYWDTVFVPDDPDGTLGTKTYAEINDDPALGLRYKVTKLSQSTKAMLGLLSYLETHSVGALWRQ, encoded by the coding sequence ATGGCGAGTCCTATTACGGTCGTGTACGTGACGACCTCCAATTTCAAGGAAGAAGAGTGCAAGCTCATCGTCGAACATTGCACGCTACCCAGCGGATCGCCGGTGAAGGGCAATTTCGAGTTCGATTTTCGAAAGGAGCCCATTCCTGAGACGCTGGAAGTCAACATCGAGCAGATGGTCCGCGCTGAGGTCCGCGCCGCCTACTCCAAATTCCGAATCCCCTGCATCGTTGAACATGCAGGGTTAATCTTCGAGAATTATAGGGCAGTTTGGTACCCGGGGGGGCTGACGAAGCCGATGTGGAACACACTCGGTCAAGACTTCGTGAAAGAAACTGCTTCTGCCAATCGGCCGGCAACAGCCCGCGCTGTGATTGCTTACTGCGATGGAATGAATACGCGTACCTTTACGGGGGAGACGACGGGAAAGATCGCGGATGGGCCGAGGGGCAGCCGAACTTTTTACTGGGACACGGTATTTGTACCAGATGATCCTGACGGGACTCTTGGGACAAAGACGTACGCCGAAATCAATGACGACCCCGCCTTAGGTCTCCGATACAAAGTCACAAAACTGTCGCAGTCCACTAAGGCGATGCTGGGGCTTCTCAGCTACCTCGAGACTCACTCCGTTGGGGCTCTGTGGCGCCAATAG